In the Corynebacterium suedekumii genome, one interval contains:
- a CDS encoding DUF3592 domain-containing protein has protein sequence MTADLAWQNWVALAGGLAMTVAGVVGLVHYVRTLRWPRAEAVVEATEPSYHEGGSTWTYHVVFDDLAGHRHRGRAFDNNRNRAPGETVTVRYDPANPADTVTTPRLFRWVPGVANVIIGAGLVAYGLTYQW, from the coding sequence GTGACCGCCGACCTCGCGTGGCAGAACTGGGTGGCCCTGGCCGGCGGCCTGGCCATGACCGTCGCCGGCGTGGTCGGCCTGGTGCACTACGTGCGCACTCTGCGCTGGCCGCGGGCCGAGGCCGTCGTGGAGGCGACGGAACCCTCCTATCACGAGGGTGGTTCCACCTGGACGTACCACGTGGTCTTCGACGATCTGGCCGGGCACCGGCACCGGGGGCGTGCCTTCGACAACAACCGCAACCGGGCCCCGGGGGAGACCGTCACGGTCCGTTACGATCCGGCGAATCCGGCCGACACCGTGACCACGCCCCGACTGTTCCGCTGGGTGCCGGGCGTGGCCAACGTGATCATCGGCGCCGGCCTGGTGGCCTACGGCCTGACCTACCAGTGGTGA
- the groL gene encoding chaperonin GroEL (60 kDa chaperone family; promotes refolding of misfolded polypeptides especially under stressful conditions; forms two stacked rings of heptamers to form a barrel-shaped 14mer; ends can be capped by GroES; misfolded proteins enter the barrel where they are refolded when GroES binds), with translation MAKLIAFNQEAREGIQRGVDTLADAVKVTLGPRGRNVVLDKAFGGPLVTNDGVTIARDIDVEDPFENLGAQLVKSVAIQTNDAAGDGTTTATLLAQALIHEGLRNVAAGANPVELNRGIGAAADKTVELLKARATEVASSTEIANVATVSSRDAVVGEMVAGAMDKVGKDGVLTVEESQSIESSLDVTEGISFDKGFLSPYFITDVDAQQAVLEDALVLLVRNKISSLPDFLPLLEKVVESNKSVLIIAEDVEGEPLQTLVVNSIRKTIKAVAVKAPYFGERRKAFMDDLAVVTNATVVDPEVGINLNEAGPEVFGSARRITVTKDDTVIVDGAGTAEEVETRREQIRREIASTDSSWDREKAEERLAKLSGGVAVIRVGAPTETEVNERKLRVEDAINAARAAVQEGVIAGGGSTLVQIAEELKAYAEEFEGEARTGVLAVSRALVKPAFWIAANAGLDGAVVVAKIAELPNGEGFNAATLEYGNLIEQGIIDPVKVTHSAVVNAASVARMILTTEASVVTKPEEPAVDAGHGHHHH, from the coding sequence ATGGCTAAGCTCATTGCATTCAACCAGGAGGCCCGCGAGGGCATTCAGCGCGGCGTCGACACGCTTGCCGACGCCGTGAAGGTCACCCTCGGCCCCCGCGGCCGCAACGTGGTCCTGGACAAGGCCTTCGGTGGCCCGCTGGTCACCAACGACGGCGTCACCATCGCCCGCGACATCGACGTCGAGGACCCCTTCGAGAACCTCGGCGCCCAGCTGGTCAAGTCCGTGGCCATCCAGACCAACGACGCCGCCGGCGACGGCACCACCACCGCGACCCTGCTCGCCCAGGCCCTCATCCACGAGGGGCTGCGCAACGTCGCCGCCGGTGCCAACCCGGTCGAGCTCAACCGCGGCATCGGTGCCGCGGCCGACAAGACCGTCGAGCTGCTCAAGGCCCGCGCCACCGAGGTCGCCTCCTCCACGGAGATCGCCAACGTGGCCACCGTCTCCTCCCGCGACGCCGTCGTGGGCGAGATGGTCGCCGGCGCCATGGACAAGGTGGGCAAGGACGGTGTCCTCACCGTCGAGGAGTCCCAGTCCATCGAGTCCTCCCTCGACGTCACCGAGGGCATCTCCTTCGACAAGGGCTTCCTGTCGCCGTACTTCATTACCGACGTCGACGCCCAGCAGGCCGTGCTGGAGGACGCCCTGGTGCTGCTCGTGCGCAACAAGATCTCCTCCCTGCCGGACTTCCTGCCGCTGCTGGAGAAGGTCGTCGAGTCCAACAAGTCCGTCCTCATCATCGCCGAGGACGTCGAGGGCGAGCCGCTGCAGACCCTCGTGGTCAACTCCATCCGCAAGACCATCAAGGCCGTTGCCGTCAAGGCCCCGTACTTCGGTGAGCGCCGCAAGGCCTTCATGGACGATCTCGCCGTGGTCACCAACGCCACCGTGGTCGACCCGGAGGTCGGCATCAACCTCAACGAGGCCGGCCCGGAGGTCTTCGGTTCCGCCCGCCGCATCACCGTGACCAAGGACGACACCGTCATCGTCGACGGTGCCGGCACCGCGGAGGAGGTGGAGACCCGTCGTGAGCAGATCCGCCGCGAGATCGCCTCCACCGACTCCTCCTGGGACCGGGAGAAGGCCGAGGAGCGCCTGGCCAAGCTCTCCGGCGGTGTCGCCGTCATCCGTGTCGGCGCCCCCACCGAGACCGAGGTCAACGAGCGCAAGCTGCGCGTCGAGGACGCCATCAACGCGGCCCGCGCGGCCGTGCAGGAAGGCGTCATCGCCGGTGGCGGTTCCACCCTGGTGCAGATCGCCGAGGAGCTCAAGGCCTACGCCGAGGAGTTCGAGGGCGAGGCCCGCACCGGTGTGCTCGCCGTGTCCCGCGCACTGGTCAAGCCGGCCTTCTGGATCGCCGCCAACGCTGGCCTCGACGGCGCTGTCGTCGTGGCCAAGATCGCCGAGCTGCCGAACGGGGAGGGCTTCAATGCCGCCACCCTGGAGTACGGCAACCTCATCGAGCAGGGCATCATCGACCCGGTCAAGGTCACCCACTCCGCGGTGGTCAACGCCGCGTCGGTGGCCCGGATGATCCTCACCACCGAGGCTTCCGTGGTGACCAAGCCGGAGGAGCCGGCGGTTGACGCCGGCCACGGCCACCACCACCACTAG
- a CDS encoding DUF3592 domain-containing protein, translating into MDFSDWLPLALGGAVVVIGLVATGVGVSLLARPRATGRIIRVEDRRTSRHQPARWIITYEFTDPDGVTHRGHQHGPRYGAREGDPVTVYHRRMDPADRPAIHPWSLVGVGLTVIAAAVVGMWLTAGGQP; encoded by the coding sequence ATGGACTTCTCGGACTGGCTGCCGCTCGCGCTGGGCGGCGCCGTCGTCGTCATCGGCCTCGTCGCCACCGGCGTCGGCGTGAGCCTGCTGGCCCGACCCCGGGCCACCGGCCGCATCATCCGGGTCGAGGACCGGCGGACCTCCCGGCACCAGCCCGCCCGGTGGATCATCACCTACGAGTTCACCGACCCGGACGGGGTCACGCACCGGGGACACCAGCACGGCCCCCGGTACGGTGCCCGGGAGGGTGATCCGGTCACCGTGTACCACCGTCGCATGGACCCGGCCGACCGGCCGGCGATCCACCCCTGGTCACTGGTCGGTGTGGGGCTCACCGTCATCGCGGCGGCCGTTGTGGGCATGTGGCTGACGGCGGGCGGGCAGCCGTGA
- the tsaE gene encoding tRNA (adenosine(37)-N6)-threonylcarbamoyltransferase complex ATPase subunit type 1 TsaE — protein sequence MRSDFPARGTRRLDTAADTRAFGEELGRALQAGDVVILDGPLGAGKTTLTQGIAAGLGVRGRVTSPTFVIAREHRSTVGGPTLVHVDAYRLLGEGSSGDPLGELDALDLDTELLDAVVVAEWGGGLVEQITEEYLFIHLDRETAVREDPDSEARIFTWELRSPGLPDQV from the coding sequence GTGAGAAGCGACTTTCCCGCCCGTGGCACGCGCCGCCTCGACACCGCCGCCGACACCCGGGCCTTCGGCGAGGAGCTCGGCCGGGCGCTGCAGGCCGGGGACGTGGTCATCCTCGACGGCCCGCTCGGCGCGGGCAAGACCACGCTCACGCAGGGCATCGCCGCCGGTCTCGGTGTCAGGGGGCGGGTGACCTCCCCGACCTTCGTCATCGCCCGGGAGCACCGCTCCACCGTCGGCGGCCCCACCCTCGTCCACGTCGACGCCTACCGGCTGCTCGGAGAGGGGTCCTCCGGTGATCCACTCGGTGAGCTCGACGCGCTCGACCTGGACACGGAACTTCTCGACGCCGTCGTCGTCGCCGAATGGGGCGGCGGCCTCGTCGAGCAGATCACCGAGGAATACCTGTTCATCCACCTCGACCGGGAGACCGCGGTGCGGGAGGACCCGGATTCGGAGGCCCGCATCTTCACCTGGGAGCTGCGCAGCCCGGGTTTGCCGGACCAGGTCTAG
- the alr gene encoding alanine racemase, producing the protein MDLLTARIDLDAIAHNTRTIKGLIGDVRLMAVVKADGYGHGALEAARIMADNGADAFGVATLREAVALREGGVDKPVLAWLWSPEQDIAEALALGVELGVPSLAHARTLVDAAVPARVCVKVDTGLHRSGVDEADWDEVFTLLRDADHLTVTGVFSHLACADEPEHPANDAQATAFGRAIARARSLGLDVPVNHLCNSPAALTRPDLRHEQVRVGVAMYGLEPVPGLNHGLRPAMTWAASVLVVKPITAGEGTSYGLTWTAGEDGYLAVVPAGYADGVPRNWQGHLEVGIGGKRYPQVGRVCMDQIVVSLGANEFGVQPDDEAVIFGEGGMSATELAAATGTINYEVVCRPTGRTVRTYEGGVHL; encoded by the coding sequence ATGGATCTGCTCACCGCCCGCATCGACCTGGATGCGATCGCCCACAACACCCGCACGATCAAGGGCCTTATCGGGGATGTCCGGCTCATGGCGGTGGTCAAGGCCGACGGGTACGGGCACGGGGCGCTGGAGGCGGCCCGGATCATGGCGGACAACGGTGCGGACGCGTTCGGGGTGGCGACGCTGCGGGAGGCGGTGGCGTTGCGGGAGGGCGGCGTCGATAAGCCGGTGCTGGCGTGGCTGTGGTCGCCGGAGCAGGACATCGCGGAGGCGCTCGCCCTGGGCGTCGAGCTCGGCGTCCCCTCCCTCGCCCACGCACGCACGCTTGTCGACGCCGCCGTGCCCGCCCGCGTCTGCGTCAAGGTCGACACCGGTCTGCACCGCTCCGGGGTCGACGAGGCGGACTGGGACGAGGTGTTCACCTTGCTGCGGGATGCCGACCACCTCACCGTCACCGGGGTTTTCTCCCACCTGGCCTGCGCGGATGAGCCGGAGCATCCGGCCAATGACGCCCAGGCGACCGCGTTCGGCCGGGCCATCGCCCGTGCCCGCTCGCTGGGACTCGACGTCCCGGTCAACCACCTGTGCAACTCACCGGCGGCGCTGACCCGCCCCGACCTGCGCCATGAGCAGGTCCGGGTGGGGGTGGCCATGTACGGTCTGGAGCCGGTGCCGGGCCTCAACCACGGGCTGCGGCCGGCGATGACGTGGGCTGCGTCGGTGCTCGTGGTCAAGCCGATTACGGCGGGGGAGGGCACCAGCTACGGGCTGACGTGGACGGCCGGGGAGGACGGTTACCTCGCCGTCGTGCCGGCCGGGTATGCGGACGGGGTGCCGCGGAACTGGCAGGGCCACCTCGAGGTCGGCATCGGCGGGAAACGGTACCCGCAGGTCGGGCGGGTGTGCATGGACCAGATCGTCGTGTCCCTGGGCGCCAACGAGTTCGGCGTGCAGCCTGATGATGAGGCCGTTATCTTCGGGGAGGGCGGCATGAGCGCCACCGAGCTGGCCGCCGCCACCGGCACCATCAACTACGAGGTGGTCTGCCGTCCCACCGGCCGGACGGTCCGCACCTACGAGGGAGGGGTGCACCTGTGA
- a CDS encoding aspartate:alanine exchanger family transporter — translation MLDFLAANPLIALVAILAIGLALGRIRVFGLSLGAAAVLFVALGLSTANPDIQIPPLVFQLGLAMFVYAIGLTAGERFFAEFRTRGWRLTLFMIALLTSLVGLSVALVKGLGLQATTGAGMFAGALTSTPGMAAIVAMVEQTDPAAAGEPVIGYSLAYPGAVLGSILVAAVGAALLKVDHIGDARAEGLIIAPLEWDGLRIGPGITGTVSQLPALAGADVIATRIVHGPHDHTLAAPTDELHEGMVLVINGTHEAIAAAQAALGEPVDVSIEGTDLVYKRLTVSNPRIVGRTLAQLNTVDAGFQIARIRRGDSDVVPAADDVLNYSDRVRVVAAPNRMAEVRTYLGDSERSLAAPDLLPFALGLLLGLLLGAIPVPLPGGSVLSLGFGGGPIVAGLVLGALHRTGPVTWTMPYHAVNTVSTLGLALFLAGVGTTAGAGFRDALTDPSSLTYMAAGFAVTLASALLCAVIGMLVLRLRWDEAMGVAAGATTNPAIISYLNGQTGTELATRGYATVYPTAMIGKIIASQILLLLLL, via the coding sequence GTGCTGGACTTTCTCGCCGCAAACCCCCTCATCGCGCTGGTGGCCATCCTCGCGATCGGCCTCGCCCTCGGACGGATCCGCGTGTTCGGCCTCTCGCTCGGCGCGGCCGCCGTCCTCTTCGTCGCCCTCGGCCTGTCCACCGCCAACCCGGACATCCAGATCCCGCCGCTGGTGTTCCAGCTGGGCCTGGCGATGTTCGTCTACGCCATCGGCCTGACCGCCGGCGAGCGTTTCTTCGCGGAGTTCCGCACCCGCGGCTGGCGCCTGACCCTGTTCATGATCGCGCTGCTCACTTCCCTGGTCGGCCTCTCGGTCGCCCTGGTCAAGGGCCTGGGTCTGCAGGCGACGACGGGTGCCGGCATGTTCGCCGGAGCCCTGACGTCGACCCCGGGCATGGCGGCGATCGTCGCCATGGTGGAGCAGACCGACCCGGCGGCCGCGGGTGAGCCGGTCATCGGATATTCGCTGGCCTACCCGGGTGCCGTCCTCGGCTCCATCCTCGTCGCCGCCGTCGGCGCGGCCCTGCTCAAGGTAGACCACATCGGCGACGCGCGCGCCGAGGGCCTCATCATCGCCCCACTGGAGTGGGACGGGCTGCGCATCGGCCCCGGGATCACCGGAACGGTGTCCCAGCTGCCGGCATTGGCAGGGGCGGACGTCATCGCCACCCGCATCGTCCACGGTCCGCACGACCACACCCTCGCCGCCCCCACCGACGAACTGCACGAGGGCATGGTCCTGGTGATCAACGGCACCCATGAGGCCATCGCCGCCGCCCAGGCCGCCCTCGGCGAGCCGGTCGACGTGTCCATCGAGGGCACCGACCTGGTGTACAAGCGCCTGACGGTCTCCAATCCGCGGATCGTCGGTCGAACCCTCGCCCAGCTCAACACCGTCGACGCCGGATTCCAGATCGCCCGCATCCGCCGCGGTGACTCCGATGTCGTGCCCGCGGCCGACGATGTTCTCAACTACTCCGACCGCGTCCGGGTGGTCGCCGCCCCCAACCGGATGGCGGAGGTCCGCACCTACCTGGGGGACTCGGAACGCTCCCTGGCCGCCCCGGATCTGCTGCCCTTCGCCCTCGGCCTGCTGCTGGGTCTGCTGCTCGGCGCGATCCCCGTCCCCTTGCCCGGTGGTTCGGTGCTCTCCCTCGGATTCGGCGGCGGCCCCATCGTCGCGGGCCTGGTCCTCGGCGCGCTGCACCGCACCGGGCCGGTCACGTGGACCATGCCGTATCACGCGGTGAACACGGTGAGCACCCTCGGTCTGGCGCTGTTCCTCGCTGGCGTGGGCACCACCGCGGGCGCGGGATTCCGGGACGCCCTCACCGACCCGTCCTCCCTGACCTACATGGCGGCCGGCTTCGCGGTGACGCTGGCGTCGGCGCTGCTGTGTGCCGTCATCGGCATGCTCGTGCTGCGGCTGCGCTGGGACGAGGCGATGGGCGTGGCCGCGGGCGCGACGACGAATCCGGCGATCATCTCCTACCTCAACGGGCAGACGGGCACCGAGCTGGCGACCCGTGGCTACGCCACCGTGTACCCGACGGCGATGATCGGCAAGATCATCGCCAGCCAGATTCTCCTGCTCCTGCTGCTGTGA
- the groES gene encoding co-chaperone GroES, whose product MANVNIKPLEDKVLVQIVEAETTTASGLVIPDSAKEKPQEATVIAVGPGRTDEKGERVAVDVKEGDTVIFSKYGGTELKYNGEEYLLLSARDLLAIVEK is encoded by the coding sequence GTGGCAAACGTCAACATCAAGCCGCTCGAGGACAAGGTCCTGGTCCAGATCGTCGAGGCCGAGACCACCACCGCTTCCGGCCTGGTCATCCCGGACTCCGCCAAGGAGAAGCCGCAGGAGGCCACCGTCATCGCCGTGGGCCCGGGCCGCACCGATGAGAAGGGCGAGCGCGTCGCGGTCGACGTCAAGGAGGGTGACACCGTCATCTTCTCCAAGTACGGCGGCACCGAGCTGAAGTACAACGGCGAGGAGTACCTGCTCCTCTCCGCACGTGACCTGCTCGCCATCGTCGAGAAGTAG
- the tsaD gene encoding tRNA (adenosine(37)-N6)-threonylcarbamoyltransferase complex transferase subunit TsaD, which yields MIVLGIETSCDETGVGVVDLAEDGTLTVLADSVASSMQQHARFGGVVPEIASRAHLEEMGPVMRAALAEAGVSRPDAVAATVGPGLAGALLVGASAAKAYAAAWGVPFYGVNHLGGHVAVANLEGQTLPHAVALLVSGGHTQLLEVDAVGRPMRELGSTLDDAAGEAYDKVARLLGLGYPGGPVIDRLAARGDRDAIAFPRGLMKKSDSRHDFSFSGLKTAVARYVEAAEREGRVISVEDVCASFQEAVCDVLTVKAVRACQDVGATVLLLGGGVAANSRLRELAGQRCEAAGIELRVPRFSLCTDNGVMIAALAAQLIHEGSGPSALTVGTDPSLEVETPLVIG from the coding sequence GTGATCGTCCTGGGAATCGAGACCAGCTGCGATGAGACCGGCGTCGGCGTCGTCGACCTCGCCGAGGACGGCACGCTCACCGTCCTCGCGGACTCGGTCGCGTCGTCGATGCAGCAGCACGCCCGTTTCGGCGGCGTGGTCCCGGAGATCGCGTCGCGCGCCCACCTGGAGGAGATGGGCCCGGTGATGCGGGCTGCGCTGGCGGAGGCGGGTGTGTCCCGCCCCGATGCCGTCGCCGCCACCGTCGGTCCCGGTCTCGCCGGGGCGCTGCTCGTCGGGGCGTCCGCGGCGAAGGCGTACGCCGCCGCCTGGGGAGTGCCCTTCTACGGGGTCAACCACCTCGGCGGGCACGTCGCGGTGGCCAACCTCGAGGGCCAGACGCTGCCGCACGCCGTCGCCCTGCTCGTCTCCGGCGGGCACACCCAGCTGCTCGAGGTGGACGCGGTCGGCCGCCCCATGCGGGAACTGGGCTCCACGCTCGACGACGCCGCCGGTGAAGCCTACGACAAGGTCGCCCGCCTCCTCGGGCTGGGGTACCCCGGCGGGCCGGTCATCGACCGCCTCGCCGCCCGCGGTGACCGCGACGCCATCGCCTTCCCCCGGGGGCTGATGAAGAAGTCCGACTCCCGCCACGACTTCTCCTTCTCCGGCCTCAAGACCGCCGTGGCCCGTTACGTGGAGGCCGCTGAACGGGAGGGCCGGGTCATTTCCGTCGAGGACGTGTGCGCGTCCTTCCAGGAGGCCGTGTGCGACGTCCTCACTGTCAAGGCGGTGCGCGCCTGCCAGGACGTGGGCGCGACGGTGCTGCTGCTCGGCGGGGGAGTGGCCGCCAACTCCCGGCTGCGGGAACTGGCCGGGCAGCGGTGCGAGGCGGCCGGGATCGAGCTGCGCGTCCCGCGCTTTTCCCTGTGCACCGACAACGGCGTGATGATCGCCGCCCTGGCCGCCCAGCTCATCCACGAGGGATCCGGCCCCAGCGCCCTCACCGTGGGCACCGACCCCTCCCTTGAGGTGGAGACCCCGCTGGTGATCGGCTGA
- a CDS encoding maleylacetate reductase, with the protein MSLTFHHVTLGQRVLFGAGQAATHLAEEIDRFSAERVMVIASPREMDRAREMFAGIEVAVWHDDIAMHVPVEVADRARDAARLGHIDLLVTVGGGSAVGTAKAVSLTSGLPQVAVPTTYAGSEATNVWGMTEAGRKVTGTDDVVLPVSVIYDPELTLSLPVGLSVASGFNGIAHCVDSLWAPRVDPITAALATEGARALAAGLSQIVEDPAAVDGRDQALYGAYLAAVSFASAGSGMHHKLCHILGGTFNLPHAQTHAVVLPYVLAFNAPHAPAAEARLATAFDAPTALAGLQDLRQRLDAPRSLAELGFTAEGIPAVVEQALEAVPDSNPREVTADNLTALLTAALQGADPAGG; encoded by the coding sequence ATGAGTCTCACCTTCCATCACGTCACCCTCGGCCAGCGCGTCCTGTTCGGGGCAGGGCAGGCCGCCACCCACCTGGCGGAGGAGATCGACCGCTTCAGTGCGGAGCGGGTCATGGTCATCGCCAGTCCCCGGGAGATGGACCGGGCCCGGGAGATGTTCGCCGGGATCGAGGTGGCGGTGTGGCACGACGACATCGCCATGCATGTGCCGGTGGAGGTGGCGGACCGGGCCCGGGACGCCGCGCGTCTGGGGCACATCGACCTGCTGGTCACGGTGGGTGGTGGTTCGGCGGTGGGGACCGCGAAGGCGGTGAGTCTGACCTCGGGTCTGCCACAGGTCGCGGTGCCCACCACCTACGCCGGTTCGGAGGCGACCAATGTGTGGGGGATGACGGAGGCCGGCCGGAAGGTCACGGGGACGGACGACGTGGTTCTGCCGGTGTCGGTGATCTACGATCCCGAGCTCACCCTGTCGCTGCCGGTGGGGCTGTCGGTGGCGTCGGGGTTCAACGGCATCGCGCACTGCGTCGATTCCCTGTGGGCGCCGAGGGTCGATCCGATCACTGCGGCCCTGGCGACGGAGGGGGCCCGGGCGTTGGCGGCGGGCCTGTCGCAGATCGTGGAGGACCCCGCCGCCGTCGACGGCCGTGATCAGGCCCTCTACGGTGCCTATCTCGCCGCGGTCTCCTTCGCGTCTGCCGGATCGGGCATGCACCACAAGCTCTGCCACATCCTCGGCGGCACCTTCAACCTGCCGCACGCCCAGACCCACGCCGTCGTCCTGCCGTATGTGCTGGCCTTCAACGCGCCGCACGCCCCGGCGGCGGAGGCGCGGCTGGCCACCGCCTTCGACGCTCCGACGGCGCTGGCGGGTCTGCAGGATCTGCGACAGCGTCTCGACGCCCCGCGGTCCCTCGCCGAGCTCGGCTTCACCGCCGAGGGCATCCCGGCCGTGGTGGAGCAGGCCCTCGAGGCGGTCCCGGACTCCAACCCCCGCGAGGTCACCGCGGACAATCTCACCGCGCTGCTCACGGCGGCGCTGCAGGGGGCGGATCCGGCCGGCGGGTGA
- the tsaB gene encoding tRNA (adenosine(37)-N6)-threonylcarbamoyltransferase complex dimerization subunit type 1 TsaB: protein MLVLAIDTSTPDLVTGLVDTSDGSARDRVIEGTRAHNEQLTPTVQALLADAAVGFADLDAVVVGCGPGPFTGLRVGMATAAAFGDALGIPVHGVCSLDAIARRLPAGRVLVATDARRREIYWATYDGHARTHGPDVIAPGELALPHEVDVVSVPAALGEKLPGQLRGVDTHDLAPDAASLVASADLTATPEPLVPLYLRRPDAKEPAARQPSPAIPEVEL from the coding sequence GTGTTAGTACTCGCGATCGACACGTCCACCCCCGACCTGGTCACCGGCCTGGTCGACACCTCCGACGGTTCCGCCCGCGACCGGGTCATCGAGGGCACCCGCGCCCACAACGAACAGCTCACCCCCACGGTGCAGGCCCTGCTTGCCGACGCCGCGGTGGGCTTCGCCGACCTCGACGCCGTCGTCGTCGGCTGTGGTCCGGGCCCGTTCACGGGCCTGCGCGTCGGCATGGCCACCGCGGCCGCCTTCGGCGACGCGCTCGGCATCCCCGTCCACGGGGTGTGCTCCCTCGACGCGATCGCCCGTCGCCTGCCCGCCGGCCGGGTGCTGGTGGCCACCGACGCCCGCCGCCGGGAGATCTACTGGGCCACCTACGACGGGCACGCCCGCACCCACGGACCCGACGTCATCGCGCCGGGTGAGCTGGCCCTGCCGCACGAGGTCGACGTGGTGTCGGTGCCGGCGGCGCTGGGGGAGAAGCTGCCGGGGCAGCTGCGGGGCGTCGATACGCATGATCTGGCGCCGGACGCCGCATCCTTGGTGGCGAGCGCGGACCTGACCGCAACGCCGGAGCCGCTGGTCCCGCTGTACCTGCGGCGGCCCGACGCGAAGGAACCGGCGGCGAGGCAGCCGTCACCCGCGATCCCGGAGGTGGAGCTGTAA
- a CDS encoding WhiB family transcriptional regulator, whose amino-acid sequence MAQPHLLPGPNADFWDWQLHGACRGEESDVFYHPDGERGRARSQRENRAKAICHACPVIASCREHALQVAEPYGIWGGLSESERLMVLRNRSDRRNRQKVTV is encoded by the coding sequence ATGGCACAGCCGCACCTGCTTCCCGGCCCGAACGCCGACTTCTGGGACTGGCAGCTCCACGGCGCCTGCCGGGGCGAGGAATCCGATGTCTTCTACCACCCGGACGGCGAGCGGGGCCGCGCGCGCTCCCAGCGGGAGAACCGTGCCAAGGCCATCTGTCACGCCTGCCCCGTCATCGCCTCCTGCCGCGAGCACGCCCTCCAGGTCGCCGAGCCCTACGGCATCTGGGGCGGACTGTCCGAGTCCGAGCGCCTCATGGTGCTCCGCAACCGCAGTGACCGCCGGAACCGCCAGAAGGTCACCGTCTAG
- the rimI gene encoding ribosomal protein S18-alanine N-acetyltransferase, whose amino-acid sequence MEIRRLALPDATRCAELEEQLFPGDNPWPRDIFLVEFAAPHTLYLGVFDGDDLLAYGGMAMLGPRDDPEFEIHTIGVDPEHQRRGLGRVLMDQLMAAADGVDGQVFLEVRTDNEAAIAMYERFGFVRQGIRRNYYQPSGADAYTMTRPSQSERNGQ is encoded by the coding sequence ATGGAGATCCGCAGACTGGCACTGCCCGACGCGACCCGCTGCGCGGAGCTGGAGGAACAGCTCTTCCCCGGGGACAACCCGTGGCCACGGGACATCTTCCTCGTCGAGTTCGCCGCCCCGCACACCCTCTACCTCGGGGTGTTCGACGGCGATGACCTGCTCGCCTACGGGGGCATGGCCATGCTCGGGCCACGCGATGACCCGGAGTTCGAGATCCACACCATCGGCGTCGACCCGGAGCATCAGCGCCGCGGCCTGGGGCGGGTGCTCATGGACCAGCTCATGGCCGCCGCCGACGGGGTCGACGGGCAGGTGTTCCTCGAGGTCCGCACGGACAACGAGGCGGCCATCGCCATGTACGAGAGGTTCGGGTTCGTCCGGCAGGGTATCCGGCGCAACTACTATCAGCCGTCCGGCGCGGACGCGTACACCATGACGCGGCCGTCCCAGAGTGAGAGGAACGGGCAGTGA